A genomic region of Cannabis sativa cultivar Pink pepper isolate KNU-18-1 chromosome 1, ASM2916894v1, whole genome shotgun sequence contains the following coding sequences:
- the LOC133035069 gene encoding uncharacterized protein LOC133035069, with amino-acid sequence MAVVLRYVDKDGHVIERFVGIEHVANTTAVSLKGAIDKLFSRYGLSISKLRGQGYDGASNMQGEFKGLKTLILKENPSAFYVHCFAHQLQLALVAVAKKHILVGYLFSVVTRVINVVGSSSKRCDILREKQDVVISEALKRGEIASGRGLNQETNLKRPSDTRWDSHYATLVSFINLFSPITDVLGTVVDDARESEQKFEASNLMGLMSTFDFIFSLHFMKALLGITNELSKALQRKDQDIANAMKLVEICKKRLQAMRDNGWDSFLIQVSTFCAKYNVYVPTMDDIYVVQGRSRRNAQEMTNLHHFRVEFFYAVIDMQLQELNEPSLCPSDSFEAFDKERLIRFAEYYPRDFSTFELTMLDNQLETYILDVSSTENFLGLKSIGDLAEKMVETKKHIVYPLVYRLITLALILPVVTATVERVFSSMNILKSRLRNRMGDQFMNDCLLVYIEKDIFNSLDNEVIMQRFQNMKSRRGRL; translated from the exons ATGGCTGTTGTATTACGGTATGTAGATAAAGATGGACATGTTATTGAACGTTTTGTGGGGATTGAACATGTGGCCAATACCACAGCTGTGTCACTTAAAGGTGCTATTGATAAATTATTTTCTAGATATGGATTGAGCATATCTAAATTGCGGGGACAAGGTTATGATGGGGCAAGTAATATGCAAGGAGAGTTCAAAGGTCTTAAAACTCTTATTTTGAAAGAGAATCCATCAGCCTTTTATGTTCATTGTTTTGCTCACCAACTTCAACTTGCTCTAGTAGCCGTGGCAAAGAAACATATTCTAGTCGGCTATCTTTTTAGTGTGGTAACTAGGGTGATAAATGTTGTTGGATCTTCTTCCAAGCGTTGTGATATTCTTAGAGAAAAGCAAGATGTTGTTATTTCTGAAGCACTCAAGCGTGGTGAAATTGCAAGTGGAAGAGGGCTAAATCAAGAAACCAATCTTAAGCGTCCAAGTGATACTCGTTGGGATTCACATTATGCTACACTGGTAAGCTTTATTAACTTATTCTCTCCCATAACTGATGTTCTTGGAACAGTAGTAGACGATGCTCGAGAATCTGAACAAAAGTTTGAAGCAAGTAATCTGATGGGTTTGATGTCGACATTTGATTTTATATTTAGTCTACATTTTATGAAAGCATTGTTGGGCATAACAAATGAATTGTCAAAAGCACTACAGAGAAAAGATCAAGATATTGCAAATGCCATGAAATTAGTGGAAATTTGCAAGAAACGATTGCAAGCAATGAGAGACAATGGTTGGGATTCCTTTCTTATTCAAGTCTCAACATTTTGTGCTAAATATAATGTATATGTTCCTACTATGGATGATATATATGTTGTACAAGGTCGATCACGACGTAATGCTCAAGAAATGACAAATTTACATCACTTTCGTGTGGAATTCTTTTATGCTGTTATTGATATGCAACTTCAAGAGCTAAATGAAC CTTCCTTGTGCCCTAGTGATTCATTTGAAGCTTTTGATAAAGAAAGGTTGATCCGATTTGCTGAGTATTACCCTAGAGATTTTTCTACTTTTGAGCTTACCATGCTCGATAATCAACTTGAAACTTACATTCTTGATGTAAGTTCCACTGAGAATTTCTTGGGTTTGAAAAGTATTGGCGATCTCGCTGAAAAAATGGTTGAGACAAAGAAGCATATTGTTTATCCTCTAGTGTATCGACTAATTACATTAGCATTGATTCTACCTGTTGTTACTGCTACAGTGGAGAGAGTATTTTCTTCTatgaatattttgaaaagtaGATTGCGCAATCGAATGGGAGATCAATTTATGAATGATTGTTTACTTGTGTACATTGAGAAAGACATCTTCAATAGTCTTGACAATGAAGTCATCATGCAGCGATTTCAAAACATGAAAAGTCGTCGAGgcagattgtaa